The following DNA comes from Candidatus Eisenbacteria bacterium.
CGCCGCGCCCTCTCGAGCGAGCGCCGGAGCTCGAGGACCGCGGCCTCGAACCGGGCGCCGCGCTCCTCGAAATTCCGGAACATGTCGAAGCTCGCGCACCCGGGCGCGAGGAGGACGACCCCTCCTGGGGTCGCGCGGGACCGGGCCTCGGACACCGCGTCCTCGAGGGTCGCCGCCTTCGACGAGGGCACCTGGTTCCAGGCGCGCTCCATCTTCCCGGCGGCTTCCCCGATGAGCACGGCGTGCCGCACCCGCTCGGAGACCAGCGCCGCGACCGACGCGAAGTCTCCGTCCTTGTCCCGTCCTCCCGCGATCAGCGTGATCGGCGAGTCGAAGGACTCGAGCGCGCGCCGCATCGCGTCCACGTTCGTCGCCTTGGAGTCGTTCACGTAGCGGACGCCGTCGATCTCGGCCACGAGCGCGAGCCGGTGCGGAAGCCCGCGGAACTCGCGCAGCGCGGAGGCGATCGCCTTCGGCTCGATGCCCATCGCGAGCGCGGCGGCCGAGGCCGCGCAGAGGTTCTCCGTGTTGTGCGGCCCGCGGAGGACTGCCTCCTCCCGCTTGAGGAGCGTCCCCTCGCGGCCCGAGACGCGGTAGCGCACCTGGCCCTCGGATTCCCACACGCCGTCGGCGGTGGGATCCGCGAAGCCGAACCAGAGCGGGCGCGAGGCGGCGCTCTGGAGGAGGCGCGTGAGGCGCGCGTCCCCGAGCGGCTGCACCCGGAAGTCCTCCGCGGTCTGGAAGGCGAAGAGGCGCGCCTTGATCTCGGCGTAGCGCTCGATCGTCCCGTGGCGGTCGAGGTGGTCGGGCGTGACGTTCAGGATCACGCCGACCTTCGGGCGAAACCGCGTGACGTGCTCGAGCTGGAAGCTCGACACCTCGACGACGAGGAGCCCGTTCTCCGGCACCTCCTCGGCGCGCTCGGAGAGCGCCGTGCCGATGTTCCCGAGCACCTCGGTCGCGAGTCCCGCGCTCCGGCCCATCGCGCCCAGGAGCTCGACCGTGGTGCTCTTCCCGTTCGTTCCCGTCACGGCGATCACGGGGGCGCGCGCGACCTCGAAGCCGAGCTCGATCTCCGAGACGATCGGAATGCCGCGGCGCGCCGCCTCGCCGAAGAGCGGCAGGTCGGAGGGAACGCCGGGGCTCACGACCACGAGATCGCATCCGTCGAGCGCCGCGGCATCCATCGTGCCGTAGCGGACCTCCGCGCCGGCCGCGACGAGGGCGGACGCGTCCGCCGAGAGCTCGTCCTGGCGCCGGCGGTCGATCGCGCGGACCGAGGCGCCGTGCCGGAGGAGGAGCTTCGCCGCGGCCACGCCGCTTCGCGCGATCCCCACCACGAGCGCTCGCGACCCGCGGAACCAGGGGACGGCGCGCGCGGTCACTGGAGCTTGAGCGTGCTCAAGCTGACGAGGGCGGCGAGCGCCGCGGCGATCCAGAAGCGGACCACGACGCGCGACTCCTTCCATCCCGACAGCTCGAAGTGATGGTGGAGGGGGGCCATCCGGAGCACGCGCGCGCCCCAGAGCTTGAACGAGAGGACCTGGGCCATCACGGAGAGGGCCTCGAGCACGAACACGGCGCACACGATCGCGAGGAGGAACTCGCGGCGGATCAGGACCGCCACGGTGCCGAGCGCCGCGCCGAGCGACAGCGAGCCCGTGTCCCCCATGAAGACGTCCGCGGGATGGCAGTTCCACCACAGGAATCCCAGCGTGGCGCCGATGATCGCGGCGCAGAAGACCGTGAGCTCGCCGGTCTCCGGGATGTACGCCATCTGGAGGTACTCGGAGAACCGGGCGTGCCCGGTGATGTAGCACATGCCGCCGAGCGCAATGGCCGCGAGGGCGGTGAGCCCCGCCGCGAGCCCGTCCAGGCCGTCCGTGAGGTTCACCGCGTTCGACGCGCCGGTCACCACGAGGATCACGAACGGCAGGTAGATCCAGCCCAGGTGGACCACCGTGTCCTTCAGGAACGGGATGTTCGTCTCCCCTGGCTCGAGCCCTCGCGTCGGGTAGAAGTAGACCGCGGCGAACACGCCGATCCCGAGGAGGATCTGTCCCGCCAGCTTGTACCGGCCGAGAAGGCCCTTCTTGTAGTGCTTCACGACGCGCAGGTAGTCGTCGAGGAACCCGACCAGCCCCATCCAGATGGTGGCCGCGAGCGCGATCAGGACGTACCGGCTCTCGAGATTCCCCCACAGGAGCGTGGACACCGCGATCGCGATCACGATCAGGATGCCGCCCATGGTGGGCGTGCCGGCCTTCGGAAGATGGCTCTGGGGGCCGTCGTCCCGCACCTTCTGGCCGATCTTGAGCTGCCGGAGCCTCGCGATCACCGGAGGTCCCAGAACGAGCGCGATGAGGAGCGCCGTCGCGAGCGCGTACGCGGATCGAAACGTGATGTACCGGAAGACGTTGAGCGGCGCGAACTGCTCGTGGAGGGGATAGAGGAGCCAGTAGAGCACTAGCGCCTCCCCGCCCGCTCGGGAGACGCGCTCCCGACCGCCGGACCGGGCACGATCGCCTCGACCACGCGCTCGAGCCTCATCCCTCGCGACGCCTTGACGAGGACGAGATCCCCGGGATCCGCGTCCTTCGCCACCGCGCGAGCCATCGCGTCCACGTCGTCGAACCGGCGGATCCTCGACGCGGGCACGCCGGCCGCGCGCGCGCCGCGCTCGACGGCGGGGGCGAAGTCGCCCGCGACGTAGAGCCACGCGTCCGCGGGGACGCCGCGCCCGGCCTCCTCGTGGAGCCGCTCGGAGTCCGGTCCCAGCTCGAGCATGTCGCCGAGCACCGCGCGCCGCGCGCCGCGCGCCTCCATCGAGCCCAGGAGCGAGAGCGCTTCGCGCATCGACGCGGGATTCGCGTTGTACGCGTCGTCCAGGACCGAGACACCCGCCGACGACGTGTGGAGCTCGAGGCGCCGGCGCGCGGGGCGGAGCGCCTCGAGCGCGCGCGCCGACTCGGCGCGAGGCACGCCGAAGCGGTCCCCGACCAGGATCGCCGCGAGCGCGTTCCGCACGTTGTGCGTGCCGAGGAGCGAGAGGTTCACCGTCGTCCCATCCGCGAGGGTGAACCGGGTGCCGCCCGACGGGGTCACGACCACGTCCAGGGGCCTGAGATCCGCTTCGGGATTCTGCAGCGCGTAGCTCCGGACCGTGACCGGCCGGTTCCGGTTCAGGGGCCAGAGGAGCGGATCGTCCGCGTTGAGGACGAGGAGGCCGTCCGGAGGGATCGCCTCCGCGAGCTCGCTCTTCGCGAGCGCCACCTCCTCGACGGATCCGAGCTGCAGGAGGTGCGCGGCCCCCGCGTTCGTGAGCACGCCCACGCCGGGCCGCGCGAGCGACGCGAGGAACCGGATCTCCCCGCGCGCGCTCATCCCCATCTCCATCACGAGCGCGTCGTGCGCGGGCGTGAGCTTCGTCAGCGTGAGCGGGACGCCGATGTGATTGTTCAGGTTCCCGACGTTCTTGTGGACGCGGCGCGACGTGCCGAGCACGGCCGCGATCATCTCCTTCGTGGTCGTCTTTCCGTTCGAGCCGGTCACGCCCACCGTCTCGACCCCGGAGCGCTCGCGGCAGTGGCGGCCCAGGACCTGGAGCGCCTCGAGCGGATCGTTCACCTCGATCAGGGTCTTCCCGGCGAGCGTCGCCTCGGGCCCGAGCTCCTTCCCGCGGGCCACGAACGAGGCCGCGGCGCCGGCCGCGAGGGCGGCGGCGACGAAGGCGTGCCCGTCCGCACGGGAGCCGGGAAGCGGGACGAAGATCTCGCCGTCCGCCACGGTCCGGCTGTCGATGGAGCATCCGGTGAAGGAGGGCTCGGTCTTCCCCAGCGCTCCGGCGCGTGCCGTCCCCTGGACCGCCCTCAGGACTTCCGAGAGCGCGAGCCAGGGAGTCGCGGGGGCGCGGGATCCGGTCACGCGCGGTACCCCCTCGCCTCGAGCGCGGCGCGCGCGACGAGACGGTCGTCGAAGTCGATCGTCCTCGATCCCAGGATCTGGTAGGTCTCGTGGCCCTTGCCCGCGATGAGGAGCGCGTCGCCGTCCTCGCACGCGTCCACGGCCGCGCGGATCGCCTCGGCGCGGTCCACGATGGTGCGGACGTTCGGAGCGCCGTCCGTGCCCGCCTGGATCGCCGCGAGGATCGATTCCGGATCCTCGCTCCTCGGATTGTCGGAGGTCAGGAAGACCAGATCCGCCCCCCGGACGGCCGCGGCGCCCATGAGCGGGCGCTTGCCCCGGTCGCGGTCGCCGCCCGCGCCGAAGACGCAGAGCACGCGGCGGGGCTCCATCGCGCGCACCGCGTCGAGCGCGCGCGTGAGCGCGTCCGGCGTGTGCGCGTAGTCCACGAGCACCTGGAAGGGCTGTCCCAGATCCACGGGCTCGAGCCGGCCCGGGACCGAGCGCACCGACTCGAGTCCCGCGGCGATCGCCTTCGGCGCGAGGCCGAGCGCGATCCCCGCGGCGAAGGCCGCGAGCGCGTTCATGACGTTGAAGGCTCCGCGCAGGCGGAGGGCGACCGACTGCGAGCCGTGCGCGCTCCGGATCCGGAGTCTCGTGCCGGTCCCTTCGTAGCGCACGTCCTCGGCCGCCACGTCCGCCTCGCGGCTCATGCCGAATCCCAGCGTCCTGCCGTCGCTCCGTTCGCGGATCCACACGCCGGCGGGATCGTCCACGTTGAGCACGCCGGTGAACGGCTTCGCGGCGTCGCCGCGGGACTCCGAGCGGAAGAGACGCGCCTTGGCGTCGCGGTAGGCGTCGAGCGTGCCGTGGAAGTCGAGATGGTCCTGCGTGAGATTGGTGAAGACTCCCGCGTCGAACGAGACGCCGTACGTGCGCTCGAGCGCCAGCGCGTGCGAGGAGACCTCCATCGAGACGGCGGTCGCGCCGCGGTCCCTCCATCGGCGCAGCGTGCGGAGGAGGTCCGGCGCCTCGGGCGTCGTGTGCGGGGCGGGAGTCTCTTCGCCCTCGAAGGAGTTCCCCACCGTGCCGAGCACGCCCGCGCGATCGCCGCGCGCTTCGAGCGCGGCCCGGATCAGGTGCGCGGTCGTGGTCTTGCCGTTCGTCCCGGTGACACCCACCATCGTGAGCTCGCGCGAGGGATCGCCCGTCTCGACCTCGGCGAGGAGGGCGAGCGCGCGCCTCGAGTCGGCGACGCGAATCTGCGGGATCCGGAGCCCGGGCTGGAACTCCTCGACCACCGCCGCGGCGGCGCCGCGCTCGAGCGCCCCCGTCACGTGGGCATGGCCGTCCGACGCGAGCCCGCGGATGGCGACGAAGAGATCCCCCGGGGCCACCTTCCGGGAGTCGTAGTGCACGCGCTCCCATCTTCCCGCGAGGGTTCCGCGTGTCTCGATCGCGCCGGCATGACGCGGCACGTCGCCGAGCTCGCGGCCGGCCGACTCGATCAGACGCCCCGCGGAGAGAGGACCAGGCTGCACTTCGTTCCCTTTCGTACCGTCGTTCCAGGCTCCGGCGACTGCCGGATCACCGTTCCGTTTCCCTGAACCCGGGCCACCTCGATGGCGCTCCCGCTGAGCCGCGCCAGCGCCTCGCGAAGCCCGAGGCCGCGAAGGTCCGGCACGGTGATCTCCTCCCCCGGCGCCGCCGCCGCCAGGCGCAGCTCCACGACCGAGCCCCGGCGCGCGGGCGTGCCCGGCTCGGGAACCTGCGCGGCGATCCGTCCGCCCAGCGCGCGTCCGCCGGCGACGGTCATGCCGTACCCGGACCGCGCGAGGACCTCCCGGGCGCGCACGACGTCCAGGAGCCGGACGTCGGGCACGGTCTCGGAGGCAGGCTCCTCCTCGTCGCCGCGCACGACGGACGAGGAGGGCAGCGCGATGGGACCGCGGCCCTGGAGCGCCCAGGCAGCAAGGATATCGCGGAACACCGGCGCCGCGACGGAGCCTCCGTAGTAGGCCCCGCGCGGCTCGTCGAGCACGATGAGCCCGACGATCCTGGGATCGTCGTACGGCGCCATGCCCACGAAGGAGGACATGTACCGTCCGGGCTCGTAGCCGCCGCCGTTCTCCGATGCCTTCTGCGCGGTGCCGGTCTTCCCCGCCACCTCGCACCACGGGAGCGCCGCCTCGGCTCCGGTTCCCTCCGTGACGGCGTCGCGGAGAAAGGCGCGGAAGGTGCGGGCGGTCTCGGACGAGACCACGCGCCGCACTTTCTCCACCGGGATCTCGCGGAGCGGCTCCCCCTCTTCGTTCACGACCGCCGAGACCACCCGCGGACGCAGGAGGATTCCGCCGTTCGCGATCGCGGCGTACGCCATGACGATCTGGATCGGCGTGACGAGGACTTCCTGGCCGATCGAGATCGTCGCGAGCGAGCGCTTGGACCAGCGGTCGGGATGGCGGATCTGGCCGGGCGCCTCGCCGGGAAGGGAGATCCGGGTCGGCTGGCCGAAGCCGAAGAGCCTCGAGTAGCCGTACATCGTGGACGCGCCCACGCGCGTGCCGAGCTTCGCGTACACGACGTTGCTCGAGTGCGCCGTCCCGCTCCGGACCGTGAACCACCGGGTTTCCGGATGCGAGTCGCGGATCAGGAAGCCTCCGAAGTCCTCCTCGCCCTTGTCGACCCAGAACGAGTCCTCGGGCTCCGCGAGATCCTCCTCGAGCGCGGCGCAACCCGCGAGAACCTTGAACGTGGATCCGGGCTCGTACTGATCCGCGATGACGCGGTTCCGGTGCCTCGCCGACTCCGACCGGCCCGGAGCGTCGACGGTGGCCATCGCGAGGACGTCTCCCGAGCGCGGATCGACGAAGACGGCGGTTCCGCCCTTCGATCCGGTGCGCTCGACCGCCTGCGTGAGCTCCCGCGTGACGATCGTCTGCGCGTCGAGGTCGAGCGTCGTCACGATGCTGTGCCCCGACTCCGGCACCTTCACCATGCTCCGCGGGAGCTCGTACGCGAGCCCCCGCGCGTCCGTGAAGAGCGTGGCCCATCCACCGCTCCCCCGGAGCTCGCGGTCGAACACCTTCTCGATCCCCTCGAGCCCGTCGCCCTCGGCGCCGACGAATCCGACCACGTTCCTCGCGGCGGACTCGAGAGGATAGACGCGGCTCGGGACCGCCTCCACCTGGACGCCCTCG
Coding sequences within:
- the murD gene encoding UDP-N-acetylmuramoyl-L-alanine--D-glutamate ligase — its product is MTARAVPWFRGSRALVVGIARSGVAAAKLLLRHGASVRAIDRRRQDELSADASALVAAGAEVRYGTMDAAALDGCDLVVVSPGVPSDLPLFGEAARRGIPIVSEIELGFEVARAPVIAVTGTNGKSTTVELLGAMGRSAGLATEVLGNIGTALSERAEEVPENGLLVVEVSSFQLEHVTRFRPKVGVILNVTPDHLDRHGTIERYAEIKARLFAFQTAEDFRVQPLGDARLTRLLQSAASRPLWFGFADPTADGVWESEGQVRYRVSGREGTLLKREEAVLRGPHNTENLCAASAAALAMGIEPKAIASALREFRGLPHRLALVAEIDGVRYVNDSKATNVDAMRRALESFDSPITLIAGGRDKDGDFASVAALVSERVRHAVLIGEAAGKMERAWNQVPSSKAATLEDAVSEARSRATPGGVVLLAPGCASFDMFRNFEERGARFEAAVLELRRSLERARR
- the mraY gene encoding phospho-N-acetylmuramoyl-pentapeptide-transferase, encoding MLYWLLYPLHEQFAPLNVFRYITFRSAYALATALLIALVLGPPVIARLRQLKIGQKVRDDGPQSHLPKAGTPTMGGILIVIAIAVSTLLWGNLESRYVLIALAATIWMGLVGFLDDYLRVVKHYKKGLLGRYKLAGQILLGIGVFAAVYFYPTRGLEPGETNIPFLKDTVVHLGWIYLPFVILVVTGASNAVNLTDGLDGLAAGLTALAAIALGGMCYITGHARFSEYLQMAYIPETGELTVFCAAIIGATLGFLWWNCHPADVFMGDTGSLSLGAALGTVAVLIRREFLLAIVCAVFVLEALSVMAQVLSFKLWGARVLRMAPLHHHFELSGWKESRVVVRFWIAAALAALVSLSTLKLQ
- the murF gene encoding UDP-N-acetylmuramoyl-tripeptide--D-alanyl-D-alanine ligase; this translates as MTGSRAPATPWLALSEVLRAVQGTARAGALGKTEPSFTGCSIDSRTVADGEIFVPLPGSRADGHAFVAAALAAGAAASFVARGKELGPEATLAGKTLIEVNDPLEALQVLGRHCRERSGVETVGVTGSNGKTTTKEMIAAVLGTSRRVHKNVGNLNNHIGVPLTLTKLTPAHDALVMEMGMSARGEIRFLASLARPGVGVLTNAGAAHLLQLGSVEEVALAKSELAEAIPPDGLLVLNADDPLLWPLNRNRPVTVRSYALQNPEADLRPLDVVVTPSGGTRFTLADGTTVNLSLLGTHNVRNALAAILVGDRFGVPRAESARALEALRPARRRLELHTSSAGVSVLDDAYNANPASMREALSLLGSMEARGARRAVLGDMLELGPDSERLHEEAGRGVPADAWLYVAGDFAPAVERGARAAGVPASRIRRFDDVDAMARAVAKDADPGDLVLVKASRGMRLERVVEAIVPGPAVGSASPERAGRR
- a CDS encoding UDP-N-acetylmuramoyl-L-alanyl-D-glutamate--2,6-diaminopimelate ligase, which codes for MQPGPLSAGRLIESAGRELGDVPRHAGAIETRGTLAGRWERVHYDSRKVAPGDLFVAIRGLASDGHAHVTGALERGAAAAVVEEFQPGLRIPQIRVADSRRALALLAEVETGDPSRELTMVGVTGTNGKTTTAHLIRAALEARGDRAGVLGTVGNSFEGEETPAPHTTPEAPDLLRTLRRWRDRGATAVSMEVSSHALALERTYGVSFDAGVFTNLTQDHLDFHGTLDAYRDAKARLFRSESRGDAAKPFTGVLNVDDPAGVWIRERSDGRTLGFGMSREADVAAEDVRYEGTGTRLRIRSAHGSQSVALRLRGAFNVMNALAAFAAGIALGLAPKAIAAGLESVRSVPGRLEPVDLGQPFQVLVDYAHTPDALTRALDAVRAMEPRRVLCVFGAGGDRDRGKRPLMGAAAVRGADLVFLTSDNPRSEDPESILAAIQAGTDGAPNVRTIVDRAEAIRAAVDACEDGDALLIAGKGHETYQILGSRTIDFDDRLVARAALEARGYRA
- a CDS encoding penicillin-binding transpeptidase domain-containing protein → MSARDHRRLKALAVAGLLAFSVLFLRLVQIQVVQHPRFERAAKQQQTRRVILEPPRGRIYDRHLRSLADNVSVSRLSVRPKEVKNPRAMQTFLAKAAGPDAVSRFRAGRSRRAAYVRLAPQLTPEQELKLRSMTLPEGVQVEAVPSRVYPLESAARNVVGFVGAEGDGLEGIEKVFDRELRGSGGWATLFTDARGLAYELPRSMVKVPESGHSIVTTLDLDAQTIVTRELTQAVERTGSKGGTAVFVDPRSGDVLAMATVDAPGRSESARHRNRVIADQYEPGSTFKVLAGCAALEEDLAEPEDSFWVDKGEEDFGGFLIRDSHPETRWFTVRSGTAHSSNVVYAKLGTRVGASTMYGYSRLFGFGQPTRISLPGEAPGQIRHPDRWSKRSLATISIGQEVLVTPIQIVMAYAAIANGGILLRPRVVSAVVNEEGEPLREIPVEKVRRVVSSETARTFRAFLRDAVTEGTGAEAALPWCEVAGKTGTAQKASENGGGYEPGRYMSSFVGMAPYDDPRIVGLIVLDEPRGAYYGGSVAAPVFRDILAAWALQGRGPIALPSSSVVRGDEEEPASETVPDVRLLDVVRAREVLARSGYGMTVAGGRALGGRIAAQVPEPGTPARRGSVVELRLAAAAPGEEITVPDLRGLGLREALARLSGSAIEVARVQGNGTVIRQSPEPGTTVRKGTKCSLVLSPRGV